CTCAAGGCCACAGTGACATGCCGCCGCAGCGCCTGAGACAGCAGCAGGGTGGGCAGTTGCGAGGAATCGCCGAAAGGCTCGTCCCAGATCTTCGGCAACCGAGGGATCAGATCCAGCGCATCGGAAGCCGGTAATACAATTTCGGTGTGATCGGTGCCAAGATGCCCGGCGATCCGGCGGGCGTGGGGCGCCTCATCATAAGCCGCCTCCTCGAAACCCACGGTGAACGTCCTGATCCTGTCCATCGACTGAGACTGCATCAAGGCGACGACCAACGAGGAATCGATACCGCCGGAGAGGCAGGCGCCCAATGGCACGTCGGACAGCATGCGCGAGCGCACCGTCTCTTTCAGCACATGATCGAGCCGGTCGATTTGCTCGATGGGGTGGGCGGGCGCCTCAGGATTGGAAAGACAGTCCTCCGGCTGCCAGTAAGGGCGCATGGCGGCTGTGAGCGCATCCAGACTGGCCGGCCGGTGGGCGTCATCCATCGTCAGCCGGAGATAATGTCCGGGCGGCAGCTTGAACACCCCCCGAAGGATGGAACGCGGCGCGGGCACATAGCCCAGCCCCAGCATCAGGGCCATTGCCTCGTCGTCGGTGTCGGCCGGGAAACCCGCCAGCAGCGGCTTCAGTTCCGAAGCACAGACCAGCGCTCCGCCCAGCCAGCCCACATACAGCGGCTTCTCCCCCATGCGGTCCCGAGCCAGATAAAGACAACGCGCCTGCCGGTCCCACAGGGCAAAGGCAAACATGCCGTTGATCGCTTCCAGCGCGCGCGCCACGCCCCGGCTTTCAACGACTGCGAGCAGTGTTTCCGTATCGCTGCCGCCACGGAATGCCAACTCCGGCGCTTCCCGGCGCAGGCGCTCACGCAGTTCGAGGTGGTTGTAGATTTCGCCGTTGTAGGCGATGACATAGCGCCCGCTCGCGGAAACCATCGGTTGATGCCCCTGCGGCGACACATCCAGAATCGCCAGCCGCCGGTGCGCAAGCCCCAGGCCGGCTTCGGGTTCGAGATACACGCCTTCATCATCCGGCCCACGGTGCGCCAGCGCACGCCCGTGACGGAGCATGTCTTCGCGAGTGGGTGGCGAATGCGGTGCGAGAATGGCGACGAAACCGCACATCAGAGTGGATTGCCGCCTGCGGCGTTTTTCATGATGAGACTCCCAGCACATTCAAATATTGATCGGCGATTTTTTCCGGTTGGAATCGCGCGACCGCTTCATCGTAATCGAATCGTGGCGCGTCGCCGGTAAGAACGCGCAGCATAGCGGCTGCCAGCGCCTCCTCATCACCCACCGGCGTCAGGAGACCATAGCGCCCGCCTTCCAGAATCTCCGCCGGGCCGGATGGACAGTCAGTTGACACTATTGGAAGGTTCAGGGCTAGAGCCTCGATCAGCACGTTAGGCAAACCTTCATAATCCGAGGAACAAACCAACGATACCGCGAGGGTCATGAATAACCAGGGATTGTCGCGGTAACCTGCAAGCCAGATATCCTGTGACAAACGCGTTTCCCGGATCAGAGATTCCAACAACCGGCGTTCTTCTCCTTCACCGACAATAGCCAGGTGGCAAGGCATGTGCGCGCGCACGCGACGAAAAGCCCGCAACAAGAGTGGGAAATTTTTCTGTTCGTTCAGCCGGCCCACTGCAATGAAGACTGGATAGTCATCCACCCAGGGGAAACGCGCTTCTTCTTGCGCAGCCGCTCGGATACCTGCGATATCGACCGGGTTGTAGATCACCCGTAGCTGCTTTTTAGGTACTCCGAACGCTTGCTGGACACTCAATGCCGCTCCATGCGAAACGGCCACCACCGTATCGCTCCACGGATAGATCCGTTTCCCCAGCGCCACCGTCAGCCAGCGGTCCAGCGGGCGCTTTCCACGCTGAAGTGCCTTCTCAATGCTTACTCGTTCGCTCAACACACAACGCCCCTCCACGCCGGACAGCCTGTGGGCGATGGCCGCAACCAGATTGGCATGAGTAAGCGCCGAAAGAAACGCACGAGGCCGCTCCCGCCGCAGATAGCGGATCAAGGCAAAAATGCCGCGGCTGGGCCTTGATACGCCCAGATCGATCAGCCGTACCTCGGGCGGCACCCGCGCCAGCAAAGCCCCTTCGTGCCGCGCCACCACCAGATCCACCCGCAGCCCGCGCGCGGCGAACAGGCCCGACAAGGTAACGAACACGCGCTCCGCCCCGCCGCCTGCAAATGACGGCAGAAACAGCGCGATATCGACCGCGCTCGCCACCACATCCACAGGGCCTATCTGATTTTTCGAGGCAGTCTCATCAAGGCCATTTCCGGCCATTTATCTAACCTTCGTGGCGCACAGCACGACATCTCCCTGAATGCGGGGAATGAGTGCCACCAGCAATTCCAACGGCTGGTAGGCTAGACCAAGTTTGGTCTGCAAAAAAGGATCGGTATGTACCGCTTCGCCTTTCAGGCCAATCCGGCGTGCGGTCGAAGCACGCCAGTGCGCCTGCACTTGCGCGCCGGAATGTTGCAGTTTTACCTTGAAGCCTTGCGATTCCAACCGTTGCTGCAGAGCTGTTGAATTAAACAAAATAAGATGATGGGGTACAAAAGCTAACCAATTCGCCCCAAACCAACGATGAACGAGTGAATTGGCATTCGGGGTAGCTATCCATAACAAACCGTTGGGCCGTAGCAGGCGGCTACATTCTCTCAGCAGCTCACTGGGATCGTGCACGTGCTCGATGACATGACAGAGCGTAATCGCATCGAAACAGCCGTCCTTGAAACCTTGCGCTTCCAGCGCCCCCAAGTGCGCCTCGATGCCCTGCGAACGAGCCATCTCAACCGCTTTGAGGTCGAAATCCACGCCCACGCATTCCCAGCCGGCAGACTGCGCGGCGGCGAGAAATTCGCCGTTACCACAGCCCACATCCAACAGTCGGTTGCGGCCTGGCGCCGGTTTAGGAAGATGGCGGGCAGCGTAATCCCATTCCCAGCGCAGCCAAGGCGGCAGCATGTACATGAGCCAACGCCCCCCCTTTAGGGTCGGCGTATTGCGGTAACCATACTTCCAGTTGAGGTAGTCGTTGCGTAGCCCCAGGGCCAGTTTGCCGATACCCCGCCTTTCCCGCTGCGGCGTGGGCTCGTGGGTGAAATAATTCTCGTAAAGCCTGCCGATGGAATCCGGAGTAGGCCGGGGATCGATATAGAACACACCACAACCCTTGCAGCGGTAGTAATCCCAGATCCCCGGCGTGCCTGTGTACCAGTCATCGACCTGACACACGTGATCGCGTTCGGTCGAATCGCAGATCGGGCATTGGCCGAGGTGCTCCAGTTCTGAGTCTTTCCAGATTTTCTGATCCATTAGTATTTTCCTGGTCATGCAATTTTTATAATGAGCGGAGATGCGCTGATTATCGCTTCCCGTTTAAGCCCGAAGCAGTCAATCTAATCGTCTCCCGGCCGTCCGCCCAATACCCAGAAGCAGCGTCAGCAGCCATGCGATCATGAAAAACTCGGCCGCATAGGTCGCCCCCACCGCGCCCTGCCAGCCCCAGCGCGGGATCGCCCACAGGTTCAATACAATATTGAGTAAGGCTGCGCAGCCCATCACCAGCACGAAAACGTGCTGCCGATCCGCCCCGATGAACGCCTGCTGCAACAGATCGCGCGGCACGCTGAGCAACGGCAGCCAGGCCAACCAGCGCAGCGCCTCCGCCGCCCCGGCATAGTCCGCGCCCAGCAGCCAGGGCAGCAGATCGGCAGACACAAAAAAGACTGCGCCGGTCAACGCGGCATAGGCGAGCGGAACCGGGAGCAGCTTCAGCGCATAGCGCGCCGCTGACCCCACGCCCTGCTCCCCGGCGCGAAAGAAGCGCGCCACCGACGCGCCATACAGACCCGCCAGCGGAATTGCGGCCATATCCACGAAACGATAGGCCGCGCTATAGACGCCCGCCGCCTCCAGGCCGCCGAGCCGCGCCAGCATGAGTTTGTCGATATCGACGTAGACCTTGCCCGAGGCGCTGCCCAATGCATAGGGCCAACCATCGCGCATCGCGCGGCCCAGCCCCTGCCAAACCGGCGTAAATGCCAGTCCGAAATCCTGCCGCAACCGGGCGAGCGCATAGACTGCAGCCAGAGCGGCGGCGATCAGATACAACACCGACCACAGAAACAGTGGATCGGGCGCGCGCAGCCACACCACCCCAATCACCAGCGGCAGGATCGCCGCGACACGTGGCACGATGGGCGCCAGATGCATGCGCGCCGCACGCCCCATCCGCTCATGGCCTTGATAAGCCTGCATGGCGGCATGACCGACGCGCGCGAACAGGATTTCGGCCACGCCAAAGCCCATGACGACATCCCAGTGGATGTCGGCGGGCAACAGCAGCCAGGCCAGCGCCCCATAGAGGAGCAAGGCGGGGGGTGCGGTGATCCAGAGCGCGGCGAGCGTTCGCCCCCAGGCTTGTTCGAAAACCTGTGCGTCCCGCGCCGTATCACGCAGCATGACGCCCGACACGCCCATGCCGACGAACCAGCCAAGCACCATCGCCAGCGCCAGCACCGCCGAATACGCGCCGTAGGCTTCGACGCCGAGCACGCGGGCGACAATGAGGAACACCGCCGCCTGGCCGAGGGTGCGCAGGCCAAGGCCGGCGGTCATCGCCAGCGTGCCTTTGGCCAGCTTGCCGGGCCGCCAGGCGCGCAGGCGCTGCAAGGGAGAGATCAAGGTTTCAAGGCGGTGCGATTCATGGCGTCATTAGACTATCCGGGGCGTGGATCGGCAAGGGTCGTGTGTTGTCGAGCGGGGCTTCGTGGTGGCGGATGTGTGTGGTCGGCCTTGAGCGCGGGGGTGGGCTTCTGCGGCATCGCGCCATGGGCTCTTGCGGGCTATTCGGAATAGGTGGTGTGTTGGGTGGCGAGGTCGGGCGCTTGCTTGCGGGATGGCTTTGGTGGTGCGCTGGGGCTTCTGTGGTGGATGCGCTTTGCTTATCCACCCTACGTCACAGCAACCGTTGGAGTTTGATTCTGGGTTGGGGTGATAAGCGCAGCGCATCCAGCAGCCCAGGCTCCGGTGTCGCGCCATGCGTTCTTGTGGGCTATTCGGGTTGGATGCTGTGTTGGGTGGCGAGGTCGGGCGCTTTCTTGCGGGATGGCTTTGGTGGTGCGCTGGGGCTTCTGTGGTGGATGCGCTTTGCTTATCCACCCTACGTCACATCAACCGTTGGAGTTTGATTCTGTGTAGGGGGATAAGCGCAGCGCATCCACCGGCGTAGGCTACGGATCGCGCCATGCGTTCTTGCGGGGCCATCCGGGTTGGGTGGCGAGGTCAGGCGCTTTCTTGCGGGATGGCTTTGGTGGCGCGCCGGGCTTCTGCGGTGGATGCGCTTTGCTTATCCACCCTACGTCACGACCACCGTTGGAGTTTGATTCTGTGTAGGGGGGATAAGCGCAGCGCATCCACCGGCGTAGGCTACGGATCGCGCCATGGGCTCTTGCGGGGCCATCCGTGTTGGGTGGCGAGGTCGGGCGCTTTCTTGCGGGATGGCTTTGGTGGTGCGCTAGGGCTTCTGTGGTGGATGCGCTTTGCTTATCCACCCTACGTAAAATCAACCGTTGGAGTTTGATTCTGGGTAGGGGGGATAAGCG
This genomic stretch from Acidihalobacter ferrooxydans harbors:
- the asnB gene encoding asparagine synthase (glutamine-hydrolyzing) — its product is MCGFVAILAPHSPPTREDMLRHGRALAHRGPDDEGVYLEPEAGLGLAHRRLAILDVSPQGHQPMVSASGRYVIAYNGEIYNHLELRERLRREAPELAFRGGSDTETLLAVVESRGVARALEAINGMFAFALWDRQARCLYLARDRMGEKPLYVGWLGGALVCASELKPLLAGFPADTDDEAMALMLGLGYVPAPRSILRGVFKLPPGHYLRLTMDDAHRPASLDALTAAMRPYWQPEDCLSNPEAPAHPIEQIDRLDHVLKETVRSRMLSDVPLGACLSGGIDSSLVVALMQSQSMDRIRTFTVGFEEAAYDEAPHARRIAGHLGTDHTEIVLPASDALDLIPRLPKIWDEPFGDSSQLPTLLLSQALRRHVTVALSGDGGDELFYGYARYQLARRLWPMYGWLPGGFRRFAARRAATSAQRSFRMWRLSQRLSAPDFDAFYLSVLSMLPDPALFWRDAPALWAQLPDLPASLTDKDARMMLRDQTLYLPDDILVKVDRASMAVGLEMRAPLLDHRVAEFAGALPSSFKHRDGRGKWPLRQLLSRYVPTELFERPKQGFGIPIHDWLRGPLREWANDLLAPESLSSIPQLRAATIRRIWQSHCDGRIDAGYVLWNVLMLMAWQREWRS
- a CDS encoding glycosyltransferase, whose amino-acid sequence is MAGNGLDETASKNQIGPVDVVASAVDIALFLPSFAGGGAERVFVTLSGLFAARGLRVDLVVARHEGALLARVPPEVRLIDLGVSRPSRGIFALIRYLRRERPRAFLSALTHANLVAAIAHRLSGVEGRCVLSERVSIEKALQRGKRPLDRWLTVALGKRIYPWSDTVVAVSHGAALSVQQAFGVPKKQLRVIYNPVDIAGIRAAAQEEARFPWVDDYPVFIAVGRLNEQKNFPLLLRAFRRVRAHMPCHLAIVGEGEERRLLESLIRETRLSQDIWLAGYRDNPWLFMTLAVSLVCSSDYEGLPNVLIEALALNLPIVSTDCPSGPAEILEGGRYGLLTPVGDEEALAAAMLRVLTGDAPRFDYDEAVARFQPEKIADQYLNVLGVSS
- a CDS encoding class I SAM-dependent methyltransferase encodes the protein MDQKIWKDSELEHLGQCPICDSTERDHVCQVDDWYTGTPGIWDYYRCKGCGVFYIDPRPTPDSIGRLYENYFTHEPTPQRERRGIGKLALGLRNDYLNWKYGYRNTPTLKGGRWLMYMLPPWLRWEWDYAARHLPKPAPGRNRLLDVGCGNGEFLAAAQSAGWECVGVDFDLKAVEMARSQGIEAHLGALEAQGFKDGCFDAITLCHVIEHVHDPSELLRECSRLLRPNGLLWIATPNANSLVHRWFGANWLAFVPHHLILFNSTALQQRLESQGFKVKLQHSGAQVQAHWRASTARRIGLKGEAVHTDPFLQTKLGLAYQPLELLVALIPRIQGDVVLCATKVR
- a CDS encoding oligosaccharide flippase family protein, producing the protein MQRLRAWRPGKLAKGTLAMTAGLGLRTLGQAAVFLIVARVLGVEAYGAYSAVLALAMVLGWFVGMGVSGVMLRDTARDAQVFEQAWGRTLAALWITAPPALLLYGALAWLLLPADIHWDVVMGFGVAEILFARVGHAAMQAYQGHERMGRAARMHLAPIVPRVAAILPLVIGVVWLRAPDPLFLWSVLYLIAAALAAVYALARLRQDFGLAFTPVWQGLGRAMRDGWPYALGSASGKVYVDIDKLMLARLGGLEAAGVYSAAYRFVDMAAIPLAGLYGASVARFFRAGEQGVGSAARYALKLLPVPLAYAALTGAVFFVSADLLPWLLGADYAGAAEALRWLAWLPLLSVPRDLLQQAFIGADRQHVFVLVMGCAALLNIVLNLWAIPRWGWQGAVGATYAAEFFMIAWLLTLLLGIGRTAGRRLD